In one Macrobrachium rosenbergii isolate ZJJX-2024 chromosome 53, ASM4041242v1, whole genome shotgun sequence genomic region, the following are encoded:
- the LOC136834154 gene encoding tigger transposable element-derived protein 1-like, translating into MLEKSYCLLQQQPAQCCKQNQLDQVQGEASSGNEKAASDFSSSLAEVIREGYCAEQVFNVDETGLLWKCMPTHTYIAKEVMALGHKVSKERLTLLLGANAAGDFKLKPTLVYLAENPRALKGNWKGQLSLIWKSNKKPMDQGVTASLKAYSLRRSFATALRATEKDKNLTLKDFWKTYNILAVSKQFDLEVEAEGITELLISHVEELSAEDLIQLEKQLIEENEETPTLGPKRFTSHELADGFALTEEIMAKFEAQDPNTASVHLMDELVRIAFMCSYAMGPLWSWRDVNINPK; encoded by the exons atgctagaaaagtCATATTGTctgctgcagcagcagcctgcccagTGTTGCAAGCAAAACCAGCTAGATCAG GTGCAAGGGGAAGCTTCTAGTGGAAATGAGAAAGCAGCAAGTGATTTTTCTAGTTCGTTGGCTGAGGTAATTAGGGAGGGTTACTGTGCTGAACAAGTTTTCAATGTGGATGAGACAGGTTTGCTTTGGAAATGCATGCCAACCCATACATACATTGCCAAGGAGGTGATGGCACTAGGCCATAAAGTCAGCAAGGAGAGACTGACTTTGCTTCTAGGGGCTAATGCTGCTGGTGACTTCAAACTGAAGCCCACATTGGTGTATCTGGCAGAGAATCCAAGGGCACTCAAGGGCAATTGGAAGGGTCAACTATCTCTCATCTGGAAGTCCAACAAGAAG CCTATGGACCAAGGTGTCACTGCCTCTTTAAAGGCCTACTCCCTCCGAAGGTCATTTGCTACGGCTCTCAGAGCAACTGAAAAGGACAAGAACTTGACTCTCAAGGACTTTTGGAAAACTTACAACATTCTTGCTGTT AGTAAGCAGTTTGATTTGGAGGTAGAGGCTGAAGGTATCACAGAGTTGCTGATATCTCATGTAGAAGAATTGTCTGCTGAGGACCTCATTCAACTAGAAAAGCAATtgattgaagaaaatgaagagacacCAACTCTAGGGCCCAAGAGATTTACAAGCCATGAGTTAGCAGATGGATTTGCCCTGACAGAGGAGATAATGGCAAAGTTTGAGGCTCAGGACCCCAACACTGCCAG CGTCCACCTCATGGATGAACTTGTCAGGATTGCCTTCATGTGCTCATATGCCATGGGACCATTGTGGTCTTGGAGGGATGTGAATATAAATCCAAAATGA